One segment of Pseudoalteromonas rubra DNA contains the following:
- a CDS encoding N-acyl amino acid synthase FeeM domain-containing protein — MSIKVKVATTPVELNHVYQLRYRVYVEEYAYMQANPQQIIMDMFDGMPDSYNIIAYDGEIPVGTIRVVIDGALRLPADQMYDFNQYRMQLIEQAQSQGLPHPLLANSGMFAIDARWRNRRDLFRALFKLSCDIGEVKGVTDIITTANIETLALYKRMGLKALGAQIRHEHISVSMVPMHCTMEQITQWAFGGARTHSKLTELFSQCYEYLLVSAGTPIFNAADENANEAYLISSGAISIAMDTTTEQQSFDLATLTAGELFGESCLFDEQARTVNATAIVNTDLLVLKKQDFWHQVNQDQSYMKVVLQVMEQKLRDVGRRALIYAHASHEERLAFFLEQLAKTAQPMLRKPHQRVVRMGGHAFSVISGIKRDESQAFLERQAQAGCIGLTENSIVFYSEAR; from the coding sequence CAAAGTCGCTACTACACCGGTTGAGCTTAATCATGTATACCAGCTCAGGTATCGGGTCTACGTGGAGGAATACGCCTACATGCAGGCAAATCCACAACAAATCATCATGGATATGTTTGATGGTATGCCTGATAGTTATAATATTATCGCCTATGATGGTGAGATACCGGTTGGCACAATACGTGTGGTTATCGATGGCGCGCTGCGGCTGCCAGCAGATCAAATGTACGACTTTAACCAATACCGGATGCAACTGATTGAACAAGCTCAGTCACAAGGCTTACCCCACCCCTTACTGGCTAATTCTGGTATGTTTGCGATTGATGCCAGATGGAGAAATCGTCGCGATTTATTTCGAGCTCTGTTCAAGCTGAGCTGTGATATCGGCGAAGTAAAAGGCGTCACAGATATAATCACGACGGCGAATATAGAAACGCTGGCACTTTACAAACGCATGGGCCTGAAAGCCCTGGGGGCGCAAATTCGTCATGAGCATATTTCGGTTTCTATGGTGCCTATGCACTGCACCATGGAACAGATCACCCAATGGGCATTTGGTGGTGCAAGAACACACTCAAAACTAACGGAATTATTCTCACAGTGCTATGAGTACTTACTGGTCAGCGCTGGCACACCTATTTTTAATGCTGCTGATGAAAATGCGAATGAAGCTTACCTTATTAGCAGTGGCGCCATCAGCATCGCTATGGATACAACAACCGAACAACAGAGCTTTGACCTTGCCACCTTAACGGCCGGAGAGCTATTTGGTGAATCGTGTTTGTTCGATGAACAGGCACGCACAGTCAACGCTACAGCCATCGTAAACACAGATCTGTTGGTACTAAAGAAACAAGACTTCTGGCACCAGGTTAATCAAGATCAGAGCTATATGAAAGTGGTTCTCCAAGTGATGGAGCAAAAACTTCGAGATGTCGGCCGCAGAGCGCTCATTTATGCACATGCCTCGCACGAAGAAAGATTAGCGTTTTTTCTGGAGCAACTGGCAAAAACCGCACAACCTATGCTGCGAAAGCCGCATCAACGTGTTGTCAGAATGGGTGGGCATGCGTTTTCCGTCATCTCGGGGATTAAGCGTGATGAAAGCCAGGCATTTTTGGAACGCCAGGCTCAGGCAGGCTGTATCGGCTTAACAGAAAACAGCATTGTTTTTTATAGTGAGGCCAGATAA